From the Streptococcus oralis ATCC 35037 genome, one window contains:
- a CDS encoding MIP/aquaporin family protein, whose translation MMKELFGEFLGTLILILLGNGVVAGVVLPKTKSNNSGWIVITMGWGIAVAVAAFVSGTLSPAHLNPAVTFAMALKGTLSWASVFPYILAQFAGAMVAQILVWLQFKPHYEAEENSGNILATFSTGPAIKNTVSNLISEILGTFILLLTIFALGLYDLQAGLGTFAVGTLIVGIGLSLGGTTGYALNPARDLGPRIMHSILPIPNKGDGDWSYAWIPVVGPILGAALAVLVFSLF comes from the coding sequence ATGATGAAAGAATTATTTGGAGAATTTTTGGGGACCTTAATCCTCATCCTCCTAGGAAATGGAGTTGTAGCAGGTGTGGTTCTTCCCAAAACTAAGAGCAACAATTCAGGATGGATTGTGATTACTATGGGATGGGGAATTGCTGTAGCCGTTGCGGCCTTTGTATCTGGCACGCTCAGTCCAGCCCACCTAAATCCAGCTGTGACGTTTGCGATGGCCTTAAAAGGAACGCTCTCTTGGGCTTCTGTTTTCCCTTATATCCTAGCCCAATTCGCAGGAGCGATGGTGGCTCAGATTTTGGTTTGGTTGCAATTCAAACCACACTATGAGGCGGAAGAAAACTCAGGAAATATCCTAGCGACCTTTAGTACTGGACCAGCAATCAAGAACACAGTATCCAACTTAATCAGCGAAATCCTTGGAACCTTTATTTTGCTCTTGACAATCTTTGCCTTGGGGCTCTATGACCTTCAGGCAGGATTAGGGACCTTTGCAGTGGGGACCTTGATTGTTGGTATCGGTCTTTCACTAGGTGGGACAACGGGTTATGCCTTGAACCCAGCTCGTGACCTTGGACCTCGTATCATGCACAGCATCTTGCCAATTCCAAACAAGGGAGATGGGGACTGGTCTTATGCTTGGATTCCTGTTGTAGGACCTATCCTCGGAGCGGCCCTAGCAGTTCTCGTATTTTCACTTTTCTAA
- the glpO gene encoding type 1 glycerol-3-phosphate oxidase, whose translation MEFSKKTRELSIKKMQERTLDLLIIGGGITGAGVALQAAASGLDTGLIEMQDFAEGTSSRSTKLVHGGLRYLKQFDVEVVSDTVSERAVVQQIAPHIPKPDPMLLPVYDEDGATFSLFRLKVAMDLYDLLAGVSNTPAANKVLSKEEVLERQPNLKKEGLVGGGVYLDFRNNDARLVIENIKRANQDGALIANHVKAEGFLFNESGKITGVVARDLLTDQVFEIKARLVINTTGPWSDKVRNLSNQGTQFSQMRPTKGVHLVVDSSKIKVSQPVYFDTGLGDGRMVFVLPRENKTYFGTTDTDYTGDLEHPKVTQEDVDYLLGIVNNRFPEANITIDDIESSWAGLRPLIAGNSASDYNGGNNGTISDESFNSLIATVEAYLSKEKTREDVESAVSKLESSTSEKHLDPSAVSRGSSLDRDDNGLLTLAGGKITDYRKMAEGAMERVVDILKAEFDRSFKLINSKTYPVSGGELNPANVDSEIEAFAQLGVSRGLDSKEAHYLANLYGSNAPKVFALAHSLEQAPGLSLADTLSLHYAMRNELALSPVDFLLRRTNHMLFMRDSLDSIVEPVLDEMGRFYDWTEEEKAAYRADVEAALAQNDLAELKN comes from the coding sequence ATGGAATTTTCAAAGAAAACACGTGAATTATCAATTAAAAAAATGCAGGAACGCACCCTGGACCTCCTGATTATTGGTGGTGGGATTACAGGAGCTGGTGTAGCTTTGCAGGCGGCAGCTAGTGGACTTGACACTGGATTGATTGAAATGCAGGACTTCGCAGAAGGAACATCTAGCCGTTCAACAAAATTGGTCCACGGAGGTCTGCGTTACCTCAAGCAATTTGATGTGGAAGTGGTGTCAGATACAGTTTCTGAGCGCGCGGTGGTTCAACAAATCGCTCCACACATTCCAAAACCAGATCCAATGCTCTTGCCAGTTTACGATGAGGATGGAGCGACCTTTAGCCTCTTCCGTCTCAAAGTAGCCATGGACTTGTATGACCTTTTGGCAGGTGTTAGCAACACGCCAGCTGCCAACAAGGTCTTGAGCAAGGAAGAAGTCTTGGAACGCCAGCCAAACTTGAAGAAAGAAGGCTTGGTAGGAGGCGGGGTTTACCTTGACTTCCGTAACAACGATGCGCGTCTCGTGATTGAAAACATCAAACGTGCCAATCAAGACGGTGCCCTCATTGCCAACCACGTTAAGGCAGAAGGCTTCCTCTTTAACGAAAGTGGCAAGATTACAGGTGTTGTAGCTCGTGATTTGTTGACAGACCAAGTCTTTGAAATCAAGGCTCGTCTGGTTATCAACACGACAGGTCCTTGGAGCGACAAGGTACGTAATTTGTCCAATCAGGGAACACAATTCTCACAAATGCGTCCAACTAAGGGAGTTCACTTGGTAGTGGATTCAAGCAAGATCAAGGTTTCACAGCCGGTTTACTTTGATACAGGTTTGGGAGACGGGCGTATGGTCTTTGTTCTCCCACGTGAAAACAAGACTTACTTTGGTACAACGGATACAGACTACACAGGCGATTTGGAACATCCAAAAGTGACGCAGGAAGATGTGGATTATCTACTTGGCATTGTCAACAACCGCTTCCCAGAAGCAAACATTACCATTGATGATATCGAAAGCAGCTGGGCTGGTCTTCGTCCATTGATCGCAGGCAATAGCGCTTCTGACTACAATGGAGGAAATAACGGAACCATTAGCGATGAGAGCTTCAATAGCTTGATTGCGACTGTCGAAGCTTATCTATCGAAAGAAAAAACGCGTGAAGATGTTGAATCTGCTGTCAGCAAGCTTGAAAGCAGCACATCTGAGAAACATTTGGATCCATCTGCAGTTTCTCGTGGTTCGAGTTTGGATCGTGATGACAATGGCTTGTTGACCCTTGCTGGTGGTAAAATCACAGACTACCGTAAGATGGCTGAAGGAGCTATGGAGCGCGTGGTTGACATCCTCAAAGCCGAATTTGACCGTAGCTTTAAACTCATCAACTCGAAGACTTACCCTGTTTCAGGTGGAGAATTGAACCCAGCAAATGTGGACTCAGAAATTGAAGCCTTTGCGCAACTTGGAGTTTCACGTGGTTTGGATAGCAAGGAAGCTCACTATCTAGCAAATCTTTACGGTTCAAATGCACCGAAGGTCTTTGCCCTTGCTCACAGCTTGGAACAAGCGCCAGGACTCAGCTTGGCAGATACCTTGTCCCTTCACTATGCAATGCGCAATGAGTTGGCTCTTAGCCCAGTTGACTTCCTCCTTCGTCGTACCAACCACATGCTCTTCATGCGTGATAGTTTAGATAGCATCGTTGAGCCAGTTTTGGATGAAATGGGACGATTCTATGATTGGACAGAAGAAGAAAAAGCAGCCTACCGTGCGGATGTCGAAGCAGCTCTTGCTCAAAACGATTTGGCAGAACTAAAAAATTAA
- the glpK gene encoding glycerol kinase GlpK, translating to MSQEKYIMAIDQGTTSSRAIIFNKKGEKVSSSQKEFTQIFPQAGWVEHNANEIWNSVQSVIAGAFIESGVKPSQIEAIGITNQRETTVVWDKKTGLPIYNAIVWQSRQTAPLAEQLKSQGYVEKFHEKTGLIIDAYFSATKVRWILDHVEGAQERAEKGELLFGTIDTWLVWKLTDGAAHVTDYSNAARTMLYNIKELKWDDEILEILNIPKAMLPEVRSNSEIYGKTAPFHFYGGEVPISGMAGDQQAALFGQLAFEPGMVKNTYGTGSFIIMNTGEEMQLSENNLLTTIGYGINGKVYYALEGSIFIAGSAIQWLRDGLRMVENSPESEKYALNSHNNDEVYVVPAFTGLGAPYWNQNARGSVFGLTRGTSKEDFIKATLQSIAYQVRDIIDTMQVDAQTAIQVLKVDGGAAMNNFLMQFQADILGIDIARAKNLETTALGAAFLAGLAVGYWKDLDELKLLNETGELFEPSMNESRKEQLYKGWKKAVKATQVFAEIDD from the coding sequence ATGTCACAAGAAAAATACATCATGGCTATTGACCAGGGAACGACCAGTTCTCGTGCCATCATTTTTAACAAAAAAGGAGAAAAGGTCAGCTCTAGTCAAAAAGAGTTCACTCAGATTTTCCCTCAAGCAGGTTGGGTTGAGCACAATGCCAATGAAATTTGGAACTCTGTTCAGTCAGTTATCGCGGGTGCTTTCATCGAAAGTGGTGTGAAACCAAGTCAAATCGAGGCCATCGGGATTACCAACCAGCGTGAAACAACTGTCGTCTGGGATAAGAAAACAGGTCTCCCTATCTACAATGCTATCGTTTGGCAATCACGCCAGACAGCTCCTCTGGCTGAACAACTAAAAAGCCAAGGTTATGTGGAAAAATTCCATGAAAAGACTGGTTTGATCATTGATGCTTATTTCTCTGCTACCAAGGTTCGTTGGATTTTGGACCATGTAGAAGGCGCTCAAGAGCGAGCAGAAAAAGGAGAATTGCTCTTTGGTACTATCGATACTTGGTTGGTTTGGAAATTGACTGACGGTGCGGCTCATGTGACTGACTACTCAAATGCGGCTCGTACCATGCTCTATAACATTAAAGAACTCAAATGGGATGATGAGATTTTAGAAATCCTCAACATTCCGAAGGCTATGCTTCCAGAAGTTCGTTCTAACTCTGAAATCTACGGCAAGACTGCTCCATTCCATTTCTACGGTGGAGAAGTGCCAATTTCAGGTATGGCTGGGGACCAACAGGCAGCCCTCTTCGGTCAGTTGGCCTTTGAACCTGGTATGGTCAAGAATACTTATGGAACAGGTTCTTTCATCATTATGAACACTGGTGAAGAGATGCAGTTGTCTGAAAACAACCTTTTGACAACGATTGGTTACGGAATCAACGGCAAGGTTTACTATGCCTTGGAAGGTTCTATCTTTATCGCAGGAAGTGCCATTCAGTGGCTTCGTGATGGACTTCGCATGGTTGAAAATTCACCAGAGTCTGAAAAATATGCTCTCAATTCTCACAACAATGACGAAGTTTATGTCGTACCTGCCTTTACAGGTCTAGGGGCTCCATACTGGAACCAAAATGCTCGTGGTTCGGTCTTTGGCTTAACTCGTGGAACAAGCAAAGAAGACTTTATCAAGGCAACTTTGCAATCTATCGCTTATCAAGTACGTGACATCATCGACACCATGCAAGTGGATGCGCAGACTGCTATTCAAGTCCTCAAAGTCGATGGTGGTGCTGCTATGAACAACTTCCTCATGCAGTTCCAGGCTGACATTTTGGGAATCGATATTGCCCGCGCTAAAAACTTGGAAACAACTGCCCTCGGTGCAGCCTTCCTAGCTGGTTTGGCAGTGGGTTACTGGAAGGATTTGGACGAGTTGAAACTCTTGAACGAGACAGGAGAACTCTTTGAGCCATCCATGAACGAATCGCGCAAGGAACAACTCTACAAGGGCTGGAAGAAAGCTGTGAAAGCAACGCAAGTCTTTGCGGAAATCGATGACTAA
- a CDS encoding helix-turn-helix domain-containing protein produces MYLGDLMEKAESGQFLVLSFLLQDSQTTVKEAMEETGFSKATLTKYISLINENAWERGLELTIHLEDENLRLSIGADTKGREIRSLFLDNAIKYQILVYLLYHQQFLAHQLAQELMISEATLGRHLASLNQILSEFDLSIQNGRWRGPEHQIRYFYFCLFRKIWSSQEWEGHMQKAERKQEIATLEEICGTSLSSGQKLDLVLWAHISQQRLRVNACQFQVIEEKMRGYFDNIFYLRLLRKAPSFFAGQHTPLGTEDGEMMVFFSFLLSHRILPLHTMEYILGFGGQLADLLTQLIQEMKKEELLGDYTEDHVTYELSQLCGQVYLYKGYILQDQYRYQTENRHPYLLMEHDFKGTAERIFHILPGFHQGTDLDKKILWEWLQLIEYMAENGSQHMRIGLDLTSGFLVFSRMAAILKRYLEYNRFITIEAYDPSRHYDLLITNNPIHKKEQTPVYYLKNDLDMEDLAKIRQMLFA; encoded by the coding sequence ATGTATTTAGGTGATTTGATGGAAAAAGCCGAATCTGGCCAATTTTTAGTCCTTTCCTTTCTATTACAAGATTCGCAGACAACAGTCAAGGAAGCCATGGAAGAAACAGGTTTTTCAAAGGCGACCCTAACCAAGTACATTTCTCTGATTAACGAAAATGCCTGGGAAAGAGGACTAGAGCTGACCATTCACTTGGAAGATGAAAATCTGCGTTTGTCAATTGGTGCAGATACCAAGGGAAGAGAGATTCGGAGCTTGTTTCTAGACAATGCCATTAAGTACCAAATTTTGGTTTACCTTCTCTATCACCAACAGTTTCTAGCTCATCAGTTGGCTCAAGAATTGATGATTAGCGAGGCCACGCTTGGTCGCCACTTAGCTAGTCTAAATCAGATTTTGTCAGAGTTTGACTTATCCATCCAAAATGGCCGTTGGCGAGGTCCGGAGCATCAGATTCGCTATTTCTATTTCTGTCTTTTCCGCAAGATTTGGTCCAGTCAGGAGTGGGAAGGTCATATGCAGAAAGCTGAGAGAAAACAAGAGATTGCTACCCTAGAAGAAATCTGCGGTACTAGCTTGTCTTCAGGTCAGAAATTGGACTTGGTTCTCTGGGCTCACATCAGTCAACAGCGTCTTCGGGTCAATGCCTGTCAGTTTCAAGTCATAGAAGAAAAAATGCGGGGGTATTTTGACAATATTTTCTATCTTCGTTTGCTTCGAAAGGCTCCGTCCTTTTTTGCTGGGCAACACACCCCTCTAGGAACTGAGGATGGTGAGATGATGGTATTCTTTTCATTTCTCCTTTCCCATCGTATCTTGCCCCTTCATACTATGGAGTATATTCTTGGTTTTGGAGGGCAATTAGCCGATTTGCTGACACAATTGATTCAAGAAATGAAGAAAGAGGAGTTGCTGGGGGACTACACAGAGGACCATGTCACCTATGAACTTAGTCAGCTTTGTGGTCAAGTCTATCTATATAAGGGCTATATTTTACAAGATCAGTACAGATACCAGACAGAGAATCGCCATCCCTATTTGCTGATGGAACATGATTTTAAAGGGACTGCAGAGAGAATTTTTCATATCTTGCCAGGCTTTCATCAGGGAACGGATTTGGATAAGAAAATTCTCTGGGAATGGCTCCAGTTGATAGAGTATATGGCAGAAAATGGTAGCCAACATATGAGGATTGGTCTGGATTTGACATCTGGTTTCCTTGTCTTTTCTAGGATGGCTGCCATTTTGAAACGGTATTTGGAATACAATCGTTTCATTACTATTGAAGCCTATGACCCCAGTCGACATTATGATTTGTTAATTACCAACAACCCCATTCATAAGAAAGAACAGACTCCGGTCTATTATTTAAAAAATGATTTGGATATGGAGGATTTGGCGAAGATTCGTCAGATGCTCTTTGCTTAA
- the hslO gene encoding Hsp33 family molecular chaperone HslO, which translates to MDKIIKTISESGAFRAFVLDSTETVRTAQEKHQTQASSTVALGRTLIASQILAANEKGNTKITVKVLGTSSLGAIITVADTKGNVKGYVQNPGVDIKKTATGEVLVGPFVGNGQFLVITDYGTGNPYNSMTPLISGEIGEDLAYYLTESQQTPSAVGLNVLLDKDDKVKVAGGFLLQVLPGAKEEEIARFEKRIQEMPAISTLLESDDHIEALLKAIYGDESYKRLSEEEIRFQCDCSKDRFMNALASLPNSDLEEMKEEDHGAEITCQFCQTTYNFDENDLEELIRDKS; encoded by the coding sequence ATGGATAAAATTATTAAAACAATATCAGAAAGCGGAGCCTTTCGTGCTTTTGTCCTTGATAGCACTGAAACCGTCCGCACTGCTCAAGAAAAACATCAAACTCAAGCCAGTTCAACTGTTGCACTTGGCCGTACCCTTATCGCTAGCCAAATTCTCGCAGCCAATGAAAAAGGAAATACCAAGATTACTGTAAAAGTTCTTGGAACGAGCTCTCTCGGTGCCATCATCACGGTCGCAGATACCAAGGGAAATGTCAAAGGCTACGTTCAAAATCCAGGTGTTGACATCAAAAAGACCGCAACAGGTGAAGTCCTAGTCGGACCTTTTGTTGGAAACGGTCAATTCCTCGTTATCACAGACTATGGTACTGGAAATCCTTACAACTCCATGACTCCTCTCATCTCTGGAGAAATCGGTGAAGACTTAGCCTACTACCTGACCGAAAGTCAACAAACTCCTTCAGCCGTCGGCCTCAATGTTCTTTTGGATAAAGACGACAAGGTCAAAGTCGCAGGTGGCTTCCTTCTCCAAGTATTGCCAGGGGCCAAGGAAGAAGAGATTGCCCGCTTTGAGAAACGCATCCAAGAAATGCCAGCCATTTCAACTCTTCTAGAAAGCGACGACCATATCGAAGCCCTTCTAAAGGCTATCTACGGCGACGAATCCTACAAACGTCTTTCTGAAGAAGAAATTCGTTTCCAATGTGACTGCAGCAAAGATCGTTTTATGAACGCTCTTGCCAGCCTTCCAAATTCAGACCTTGAAGAAATGAAAGAGGAAGACCACGGGGCAGAAATCACTTGTCAATTCTGCCAAACAACTTATAACTTTGATGAAAACGACCTGGAGGAACTCATTCGTGACAAATCTTAA
- the dusB gene encoding tRNA dihydrouridine synthase DusB translates to MTNLNTPFMIGNVEIPNRTVLAPMAGVTNSAFRTIAKELGAGLVVMEMVSDKGIQYNNEKTLHMLHIDEGENPVSIQLFGSDEDSLARAAEFIQENTKTDIVDINMGCPVNKIVKNEAGAMWLKDPDKIYSIINKVQSVLDIPLTVKMRTGWADPSLAVENALAAEAAGVSALAMHGRTREQMYTGHADLETLHKVAQALTKIPFIANGDIRTVQDAKQRVEEVGADAVMIGRAAMGNPYLFNQINHYFETGEILPDLTFEDKMKIAYEHLKRLINLKGENVAVREFRGLAPHYLRGTSGAAKLRGAISQASTLAEIEALLQLDKA, encoded by the coding sequence GTGACAAATCTTAATACACCCTTTATGATTGGCAATGTTGAGATTCCCAATCGTACTGTTTTAGCGCCCATGGCTGGTGTCACCAACTCAGCCTTTCGTACCATCGCAAAAGAGCTCGGAGCTGGACTCGTTGTCATGGAAATGGTCTCTGACAAGGGAATCCAATACAACAACGAAAAAACCCTGCACATGCTTCATATCGATGAAGGCGAAAACCCTGTCTCTATCCAACTTTTTGGTAGCGATGAAGACAGCCTCGCACGCGCAGCAGAATTCATCCAAGAAAACACCAAGACCGATATCGTCGATATCAACATGGGTTGCCCAGTTAACAAAATCGTGAAGAATGAAGCTGGCGCTATGTGGCTCAAGGATCCAGACAAAATCTACTCTATCATCAACAAAGTCCAGTCTGTCCTTGATATCCCACTTACTGTCAAAATGCGTACCGGCTGGGCTGACCCATCTCTGGCAGTAGAAAATGCTCTCGCCGCTGAGGCTGCTGGTGTCTCTGCCCTTGCTATGCACGGTCGTACCCGTGAGCAAATGTATACTGGTCACGCTGACCTCGAGACCCTTCACAAGGTCGCTCAAGCTTTGACCAAGATTCCATTTATCGCCAACGGTGACATTCGTACGGTTCAAGACGCTAAACAGCGTGTCGAAGAAGTTGGTGCTGACGCAGTTATGATTGGCCGAGCAGCCATGGGAAATCCTTACCTCTTTAACCAAATCAATCACTACTTTGAAACGGGAGAAATACTCCCTGATTTGACTTTTGAAGACAAGATGAAAATTGCTTACGAACACTTGAAACGCTTAATTAACCTCAAAGGGGAAAACGTAGCCGTTCGTGAATTCCGCGGCCTCGCCCCTCACTATCTCCGGGGTACATCTGGTGCAGCCAAACTTCGTGGAGCCATTTCACAAGCTAGCACCCTAGCAGAGATTGAAGCCCTCTTGCAATTAGACAAAGCATAG
- a CDS encoding YoaK family protein produces the protein MADELILPQNTRLMGVFLGFVGGSLDVFCHIQYHSLVATQTGNILLLISDWHDSNVINTMLRFCSIIFFSLGFLFALHMKEYRKTAYWRVKMLLPLFIGTLILPFFSRFPLLEVPCIAFGTGMMMLTFTGSLIEDHPYVIFMTSGNYRKMLTALYRIARREGNIQEYRRQALNYGIVVGSFIVGAISLAVLMHFLHEWSIWIVSLNLFLIMSYYIARVKQLDLQDENI, from the coding sequence ATGGCAGATGAATTAATCTTACCTCAAAACACACGATTGATGGGAGTATTTCTTGGATTTGTAGGTGGTTCTTTGGATGTGTTTTGCCATATTCAATACCATAGTTTGGTAGCGACACAGACAGGGAATATTCTCCTACTGATATCTGATTGGCACGACTCAAATGTCATCAATACGATGCTACGATTCTGCTCCATTATTTTCTTTTCTCTAGGATTTCTGTTTGCATTGCACATGAAAGAATACCGCAAAACGGCTTACTGGCGGGTTAAGATGCTGCTCCCTTTATTTATTGGAACTCTTATTCTCCCTTTCTTTTCACGATTTCCTCTATTAGAAGTTCCTTGCATCGCTTTTGGAACAGGAATGATGATGTTAACATTTACGGGCAGTTTGATTGAAGATCATCCCTATGTCATTTTTATGACGTCTGGAAATTACCGAAAGATGTTGACTGCTTTGTATCGCATTGCTAGAAGAGAAGGAAATATCCAAGAATACCGTCGTCAGGCCTTAAATTATGGGATTGTTGTGGGAAGTTTCATAGTGGGCGCAATCAGCTTGGCTGTATTGATGCATTTTCTTCATGAATGGTCTATATGGATTGTCAGCCTCAATTTGTTTTTGATTATGTCCTATTATATAGCTAGAGTGAAGCAATTAGATTTACAAGATGAAAATATATAA
- a CDS encoding NUDIX domain-containing protein — MADIKIPAGMTEKEYYEIHASQEEFLDWYYKQELPQYEKPSVTVDMVAYCFVEGKIKLLLIRRKAHPYQNCLALVGGFMDKGEDAAHACQREVREEVNLDLPLEKIEQLMTVSTPGRDPRGWTVTIAHLVYLPSRALDLVQAGDDAKDVVFVDVNFQTGKCFLEGVELDEQAFAFDHYAIIQESIKRIQGRLDWNPTFLYLLEEEFTVYEGTELVNLINPGRPIVSNNFLVKYGEYVEEVGLKRVPKKKPRKTYRLK; from the coding sequence ATGGCAGACATAAAGATTCCAGCCGGGATGACGGAAAAAGAATATTATGAAATCCATGCCAGTCAGGAGGAGTTTTTAGACTGGTACTACAAGCAGGAACTCCCTCAATATGAAAAACCAAGTGTGACAGTGGATATGGTAGCCTACTGCTTTGTCGAAGGAAAAATTAAACTCTTGCTAATCCGTCGCAAGGCCCACCCTTATCAAAACTGTTTGGCCTTAGTTGGAGGCTTTATGGACAAGGGAGAAGATGCTGCGCATGCCTGTCAGCGCGAGGTGAGAGAAGAAGTCAATCTCGATCTACCTTTGGAGAAAATCGAGCAATTGATGACGGTATCGACCCCCGGTCGTGATCCACGGGGCTGGACAGTGACCATTGCCCACTTAGTGTACCTACCTAGTCGTGCCTTAGACCTCGTTCAGGCGGGTGATGATGCCAAGGATGTCGTTTTTGTAGATGTCAATTTTCAGACAGGCAAATGTTTCCTAGAGGGAGTGGAGCTGGACGAGCAAGCCTTCGCCTTTGACCATTATGCCATTATCCAAGAATCCATCAAACGAATTCAAGGCCGTCTCGACTGGAATCCGACCTTCCTCTATCTGCTGGAGGAGGAATTCACTGTCTACGAAGGGACTGAACTGGTCAATCTCATCAATCCCGGTCGCCCAATTGTCAGCAATAACTTTCTCGTAAAATACGGCGAATACGTAGAAGAAGTTGGACTCAAACGAGTACCCAAAAAGAAACCAAGAAAAACCTATCGATTGAAATAA
- the pnuC gene encoding nicotinamide riboside transporter PnuC, whose protein sequence is MKTVTKKITQFIENFKNVHAEARKIGFVGIMRLLWKDLFVGRSLFQWLYLIALSSVPLILEFTQNTESHDWLSLFASWTGIVCVILVAEGRASNYLFGAINSAIYLILAMNATFYGEVLTTVYFFVMQPIGLYAWLSNRINDQGKPEESHFEAKKLSVLDWLKYLALTAIIWIGMGLAYQSINSARPFRDSVTDATNGVGQLLMTRLYREQWIFWIATNLFSIYLWWGENIHIQGMYWVYTLNSLVGWYQWTKAVRKEA, encoded by the coding sequence ATGAAAACAGTAACTAAAAAAATCACACAATTTATCGAAAACTTTAAAAACGTCCATGCGGAAGCCCGCAAGATTGGTTTTGTAGGAATCATGCGTTTGCTCTGGAAAGATCTCTTTGTCGGCCGTAGTCTTTTCCAGTGGTTGTATCTCATCGCCTTGTCAAGTGTTCCCTTGATCTTGGAATTCACACAAAATACGGAAAGTCATGACTGGCTAAGCTTGTTTGCATCTTGGACTGGTATTGTCTGTGTTATCTTGGTAGCAGAAGGGCGTGCAAGCAATTATCTCTTTGGGGCCATTAACTCTGCTATCTACTTGATCTTGGCCATGAACGCGACTTTTTATGGAGAAGTTTTGACGACCGTTTACTTCTTTGTCATGCAGCCGATTGGTCTCTATGCTTGGTTGTCCAATCGTATCAACGACCAAGGAAAACCAGAAGAATCCCACTTTGAAGCTAAGAAATTATCTGTTCTTGATTGGCTCAAGTACTTGGCCTTGACTGCTATTATCTGGATTGGTATGGGCTTGGCTTATCAAAGTATCAATAGTGCTCGCCCTTTCCGTGATAGTGTTACCGATGCGACCAATGGCGTTGGTCAGCTTTTGATGACACGTCTCTACCGTGAGCAATGGATTTTCTGGATTGCCACCAATCTCTTTAGTATTTATCTCTGGTGGGGTGAAAATATCCACATCCAAGGGATGTACTGGGTTTACACACTCAATAGTCTAGTGGGATGGTACCAATGGACCAAGGCAGTTCGAAAGGAGGCATAA
- a CDS encoding AAA family ATPase — MKKKTAVVFGTFAPLHQGHIDLIQRAKRQCDQVWVVVSGYEGDRGEQVGLSLQKRFRYIREAFRDDELTSVCKLDETNLPRYPMGWQEWLDQMLAEISYDENQQELIFFVGEADYQQELAKRGFGTVLQERKFGISATMIRENPSKYWKYIAQPFRRQFTKKVLIMGSASNGKTTLAKDLARYYDAPVSLEYAREYQIKNNVRDDELTPKDYYYLLLGQYDQTSKLIDSNANRGLVIADTNSLVTKGYYDYYMETEDQEDLSGETFDNLFASILAKEKWDLILFVQPVGSYVNDGFRDMTMAEDHIRYSFSQHLDQMRERYLTTIPLVYLAEDYLGNYEVAKVAIDAIYQAD; from the coding sequence ATGAAAAAGAAAACAGCAGTGGTATTTGGGACCTTTGCCCCTCTTCATCAGGGTCATATCGATCTGATCCAGCGAGCGAAGCGTCAGTGTGACCAGGTCTGGGTAGTCGTTTCAGGCTATGAGGGAGACAGAGGGGAGCAGGTAGGTTTAAGTCTTCAAAAACGATTTCGCTATATCCGAGAGGCTTTTCGTGATGACGAATTGACCTCTGTCTGCAAGCTGGATGAGACCAACCTTCCCCGTTACCCTATGGGCTGGCAGGAGTGGTTGGACCAGATGTTAGCGGAGATTTCCTATGATGAAAACCAGCAAGAACTGATTTTCTTTGTGGGAGAAGCAGACTACCAGCAAGAACTAGCTAAACGTGGATTTGGCACCGTCTTGCAAGAAAGAAAGTTTGGTATCTCAGCGACTATGATTCGAGAAAATCCAAGCAAATATTGGAAATATATCGCTCAACCCTTCCGTCGTCAGTTTACCAAGAAAGTGTTGATCATGGGAAGTGCTAGCAATGGGAAGACCACTCTGGCCAAGGATTTGGCAAGGTATTACGATGCACCCGTTAGTCTGGAATACGCGCGTGAGTACCAGATCAAAAACAATGTCCGCGACGATGAATTGACTCCAAAGGATTATTATTATCTCCTTTTAGGGCAGTATGACCAGACCTCCAAGTTAATCGATAGTAATGCCAATCGAGGCCTTGTGATAGCCGATACCAACTCCTTGGTAACCAAGGGCTACTATGACTATTACATGGAGACTGAGGACCAAGAGGACTTATCAGGAGAAACCTTTGACAATCTCTTTGCCTCTATCTTGGCCAAGGAAAAATGGGATTTGATTCTCTTCGTGCAACCTGTCGGCTCCTATGTCAATGACGGATTTAGAGATATGACCATGGCAGAGGACCACATTCGCTACAGTTTTTCCCAGCATTTGGACCAGATGAGAGAGCGATACTTAACCACTATTCCACTAGTTTATCTAGCGGAGGATTACCTAGGCAATTATGAAGTAGCCAAAGTGGCTATTGATGCCATTTACCAAGCAGATTAG